A genomic window from Bradyrhizobium lupini includes:
- a CDS encoding MFS transporter, protein MTTIARDARIAAAQRTYPPRSAVVSWIFFDWAAQPYFTLITTFVFAPYFATGIAPNPATGQSLWGFAMAAAGLAIALMSPVLGAIADASGRRKPWIAGFGAVLVLASCTLWIGKPGDPSIIPPLLTAVALASVGAEFATLFNNAMMPTLVPPERIGRLSGTGWATGYVGGIVSLVIVLGLLAANPETGRTLLGFTPLFGLDPISRQGDRAAGPLTGLWFIIFVTPMFLFTPDYPAKRPVREALHEGLSELKQSIKGLPQQKSLAAFLLANMIYTDGLVSLFAFGGIYAAGTFGWHTIQIGTFGIMLAIAGAFGAWSGGKLDDRFGPKRVIAGSMLILLLALAAILLVDKDSILFIKVAPPTPGGALFAAASERAYLVLGCLIGAAGGPLQAASRTLLIRLAPKDRIAQYFGLFALTGKVTSFIGPLLIGVITAVTASQKAGMAVLVVFFVAGLALLMRVREN, encoded by the coding sequence GTGACGACGATCGCCCGGGATGCGCGGATCGCCGCCGCGCAGCGGACCTATCCGCCGCGCAGCGCCGTCGTCAGCTGGATCTTCTTCGACTGGGCCGCGCAGCCTTATTTTACGCTGATCACGACCTTCGTGTTCGCGCCCTATTTCGCCACCGGCATTGCGCCGAATCCCGCCACCGGGCAATCGTTGTGGGGCTTTGCGATGGCTGCCGCGGGCCTCGCGATTGCCTTGATGTCGCCGGTGCTGGGGGCTATCGCCGATGCGTCGGGCCGCAGGAAGCCGTGGATCGCCGGATTCGGCGCAGTGCTGGTGCTGGCATCCTGCACGCTGTGGATCGGCAAGCCCGGCGATCCCTCGATCATTCCGCCGCTGCTCACCGCGGTCGCGCTCGCCAGCGTTGGCGCGGAATTCGCCACTCTCTTCAACAATGCGATGATGCCGACGCTGGTGCCGCCGGAGCGCATCGGGCGGCTCTCCGGCACCGGCTGGGCGACGGGTTATGTCGGCGGCATCGTCAGCCTGGTCATCGTGCTCGGCCTGCTCGCCGCGAATCCCGAGACCGGCCGCACGTTGCTCGGCTTCACGCCTCTGTTCGGGCTCGATCCGATCAGCCGTCAGGGCGATCGTGCCGCCGGACCGTTGACCGGACTTTGGTTCATCATTTTCGTGACGCCGATGTTCCTGTTCACGCCGGACTATCCCGCGAAGCGTCCGGTGCGTGAGGCGCTGCACGAAGGCCTGTCGGAGCTGAAGCAATCGATCAAGGGGCTGCCGCAGCAGAAATCGCTTGCGGCGTTTCTACTCGCCAACATGATCTACACCGACGGTCTGGTGTCGCTGTTTGCCTTCGGCGGCATCTATGCCGCGGGCACGTTCGGCTGGCACACGATCCAGATCGGCACCTTCGGCATCATGCTCGCGATCGCCGGCGCGTTTGGCGCGTGGTCCGGCGGCAAGCTGGACGATCGCTTCGGGCCGAAGCGCGTGATCGCCGGCAGCATGCTGATCCTGCTGCTGGCGCTGGCGGCGATCCTGCTGGTCGACAAGGATTCGATCCTCTTCATCAAGGTCGCGCCGCCCACGCCCGGCGGTGCATTGTTCGCGGCTGCGTCAGAGCGCGCGTATCTGGTGCTGGGCTGCCTGATCGGTGCGGCCGGTGGTCCGCTGCAAGCGGCCTCACGTACGCTTCTGATCCGTCTCGCACCGAAGGACCGCATCGCGCAGTATTTCGGTCTGTTCGCACTGACGGGGAAAGTGACCTCCTTCATCGGCCCGCTGCTGATCGGCGTGATCACCGCGGTGACGGCGAGCCAGAAGGCCGGCATGGCCGTGCTGGTGGTGTTCTTCGTCGCGGGTCTGGCGCTGTTGATGCGGGTGCGGGAAAATTAG
- the purH gene encoding bifunctional phosphoribosylaminoimidazolecarboxamide formyltransferase/IMP cyclohydrolase — protein sequence MTDHPRRVTRALLSVSDKTGLIDFAKALAAHDVELISTGGTAKAIAAAGLEVKDVSELTGFPEMMDGRVKTLHPKVHGGLLAIRDNKDHADAMTAHGIAPIDLLVVNLYPFEATVDKGAGFEDCIENIDIGGPAMIRAAAKNHDDVAVVVEAQDYQAVLDELAANSGATTLKLRRRLAAKAYARTAAYDAAISNWFNRQLEIDAPDFRAFGGRLIQSLRYGENPHQTAAFYATPDKRPGVSTARQLQGKELSYNNINDTDAAYECIGEFDAKRTAACVIVKHANPCGVAEGSDLVGAYRKALACDSTSAFGGIIAMNRALDADTAREITKIFTEVIIAPDASEEAIAIIGARKNLRLLLAGSLPDPRAPGLTAKTVAGGLLVQSRDNAVVDDMTFKVVTKRAPTDAEMRDLKFAFRVAKHVKSNTIIYAKDLATVGIGAGQMSRVDSARIAARKAQDAAAELKLAEPLTKGSVVASDAFFPFADGMLACIEAGATAVVQPGGSMRDDEVIKAADEHGIAMVFTGTRHFRH from the coding sequence ATGACTGACCATCCCCGCCGCGTCACCCGCGCACTTCTCTCCGTTTCCGACAAGACCGGCCTGATCGACTTCGCAAAGGCGCTTGCCGCGCACGATGTCGAACTAATCTCGACCGGCGGCACCGCAAAGGCGATCGCCGCGGCCGGCCTCGAGGTGAAGGACGTGTCCGAGCTGACCGGCTTCCCCGAGATGATGGATGGCCGCGTGAAGACGCTGCATCCGAAGGTGCACGGCGGTCTGCTCGCGATCCGCGACAACAAGGACCATGCGGATGCGATGACGGCGCATGGGATCGCGCCGATCGATCTCCTCGTCGTCAATCTCTATCCGTTCGAGGCGACCGTCGACAAAGGCGCGGGCTTCGAGGATTGCATCGAGAACATCGACATCGGCGGCCCCGCGATGATCCGCGCCGCCGCGAAGAATCATGACGACGTCGCCGTCGTGGTCGAGGCGCAGGACTATCAGGCCGTGCTCGATGAGCTCGCCGCCAACAGCGGTGCAACCACGCTGAAGTTGCGCCGGCGCCTTGCCGCCAAGGCTTACGCGCGCACTGCCGCCTATGACGCCGCGATCTCGAACTGGTTCAATCGCCAGCTCGAGATCGACGCGCCCGATTTCCGTGCCTTCGGCGGCCGGCTGATCCAGTCACTGCGCTATGGCGAGAATCCGCACCAGACCGCGGCGTTCTATGCGACGCCCGACAAGCGGCCGGGTGTCTCGACCGCGCGGCAGCTCCAGGGCAAGGAGCTCTCCTACAACAACATCAACGACACGGATGCGGCCTATGAATGCATCGGCGAGTTCGACGCCAAGCGCACCGCAGCCTGCGTCATCGTCAAGCATGCCAATCCCTGCGGCGTCGCGGAGGGCTCCGACCTCGTCGGCGCCTACCGCAAGGCGCTGGCCTGCGATTCCACCTCGGCGTTCGGCGGCATCATCGCGATGAACCGCGCACTCGATGCTGACACCGCGCGCGAGATCACGAAAATCTTCACCGAGGTGATCATCGCGCCTGACGCTAGCGAGGAAGCGATCGCCATCATCGGCGCGCGCAAGAACCTTCGGCTTCTGCTCGCCGGCAGCCTGCCCGACCCGCGCGCGCCGGGCCTCACCGCCAAGACGGTGGCGGGCGGTCTCCTCGTGCAGAGCCGCGACAACGCCGTCGTCGACGACATGACCTTCAAGGTTGTCACGAAGCGCGCGCCCACTGATGCCGAGATGCGCGACCTGAAGTTTGCTTTCCGTGTCGCAAAACACGTCAAGTCCAACACCATCATCTACGCCAAGGATCTCGCGACCGTCGGCATCGGCGCCGGCCAGATGAGCCGGGTCGATTCAGCGCGGATCGCGGCACGCAAGGCTCAGGATGCGGCCGCCGAGCTGAAGCTCGCCGAACCGCTCACCAAGGGCTCGGTGGTGGCGTCGGATGCGTTCTTCCCGTTCGCCGACGGCATGCTCGCCTGCATCGAGGCCGGCGCCACCGCCGTGGTGCAGCCCGGCGGCTCCATGCGCGACGACGAAGTGATCAAGGCCGCCGACGAGCATGGCATCGCCATGGTGTTCACGGGCACGCGGCACTTCAGGCACTAG
- a CDS encoding heparinase II/III family protein yields MNRFARNMLARASGGSVALSRVWPGRADRLIIAPHDLRTADATRAAEIYAGRFVFAGKIVNCHGRSIFDLEPPSEDWEVALLGFGWLRHLRAADTALTRANARSLIEDWIGNPASKRRPVARRADVLARRVISLLSQAPLVLNDTDNKFYRRYLRALAREIRLLRYTMVNIPDGVPKLQVLIALCYAALCLANQASHIRSTSKKLSDELQRQILPDGGHVSRNPGALIELLIDLLPLRQTFAARNIAPPPALLNAIDRMMPMLRFFRHGDGNFALFNGMSATPSDLLATLLAYDDTHGAPMSNMPHTGFQRLDAGQTTLIIDTGPPPAASVSHDAHAGCLSFELSSGISRIVTNCGMPATGRDNWRPFARGTAAHSTLTYHDTSSCQFVEMSAMKRLLHGAPVTSGPVEVESYREIVQNGTLLTTSHDGYLTKFGAIHRRVLMIANDGARIDGEDTLSPPQGGRFKGPDADFALRFHLHPAVKASRLSDARGVMLVLPNRDVWTFEALDDKVELEDSVSLAGNDGPRRTAQIVIRQDARQAPSIRWSFVRSTASPAVTNARRNARREPELPL; encoded by the coding sequence ATGAACCGCTTCGCGCGGAACATGCTCGCGCGCGCGAGCGGCGGTTCCGTCGCCCTGTCGCGGGTTTGGCCCGGCCGCGCCGACCGGCTGATCATCGCGCCGCATGATCTACGCACCGCGGATGCGACCCGCGCCGCCGAGATCTATGCCGGCCGCTTCGTCTTCGCCGGCAAGATCGTCAATTGCCACGGCCGCTCGATCTTCGATCTCGAGCCGCCGTCGGAAGATTGGGAAGTTGCGCTGCTCGGCTTCGGCTGGCTGCGCCATTTGCGCGCCGCCGACACCGCGCTGACGCGCGCGAATGCGCGCTCGCTGATCGAGGACTGGATCGGCAACCCCGCCAGCAAGCGCCGTCCCGTCGCGCGACGCGCCGACGTGCTGGCGCGCCGCGTGATCTCCCTGCTGTCGCAGGCGCCGCTGGTGCTGAACGATACCGACAACAAATTCTATCGTCGGTATCTGCGCGCGCTGGCGCGCGAAATCCGCTTGCTGCGCTACACCATGGTCAACATCCCCGACGGAGTGCCGAAGCTCCAGGTGCTGATCGCGCTGTGCTATGCGGCGTTGTGCCTTGCCAACCAGGCAAGTCACATCCGCAGCACCTCGAAAAAGCTCTCGGATGAATTGCAGCGGCAGATCCTGCCCGACGGCGGGCATGTCTCGCGCAACCCGGGCGCGCTGATCGAGCTCTTGATCGACCTGTTGCCGCTGCGGCAGACCTTTGCCGCGCGCAACATCGCGCCGCCGCCCGCGCTGCTCAACGCGATCGACCGCATGATGCCGATGCTGCGCTTCTTCCGCCACGGCGACGGCAATTTCGCGCTTTTCAACGGCATGAGCGCGACCCCGTCGGACCTGCTCGCGACGCTGCTTGCCTATGACGACACCCACGGCGCGCCGATGTCGAACATGCCGCATACCGGTTTCCAGCGCCTCGATGCCGGCCAGACCACTTTGATCATCGACACGGGCCCGCCGCCGGCGGCCAGCGTCAGCCACGACGCCCATGCCGGCTGCCTGTCGTTCGAACTCTCCTCCGGCATCAGCCGCATCGTCACCAATTGCGGCATGCCGGCCACGGGCCGCGACAATTGGCGGCCGTTCGCACGCGGCACGGCGGCGCATTCGACGCTGACCTATCACGACACCTCGTCATGCCAGTTCGTGGAGATGTCGGCGATGAAGCGGCTCTTGCACGGTGCTCCGGTCACCAGCGGCCCGGTCGAGGTCGAGAGCTATCGCGAAATCGTGCAGAACGGCACCCTGCTCACGACGTCGCATGACGGTTACCTGACAAAATTCGGCGCGATCCACCGCCGCGTACTGATGATCGCCAATGACGGCGCGCGCATCGACGGCGAGGACACGTTGTCGCCGCCGCAAGGCGGGCGCTTCAAGGGTCCGGACGCCGATTTCGCGCTGCGATTCCATCTGCACCCGGCGGTGAAGGCGAGCCGGCTGTCCGACGCCCGCGGCGTCATGCTGGTGCTCCCGAATCGCGACGTCTGGACCTTCGAGGCGCTCGACGACAAGGTGGAACTCGAGGACAGCGTGTCCCTGGCCGGCAATGACGGCCCGCGCCGCACCGCGCAGATCGTGATCCGTCAGGATGCGCGGCAGGCGCCCTCGATCCGCTGGAGTTTTGTCCGCTCCACCGCCTCGCCGGCGGTCACGAATGCCCGCAGAAATGCACGGCGGGAGCCGGAACTTCCGCTGTAG
- a CDS encoding RsmB/NOP family class I SAM-dependent RNA methyltransferase: MPSQRFAPPSEVPGLAARRIAADIVDGVLQKHRTLDEQLDGSGAHPGLKTLPDRDRALMRRLVATVLRRLGTLGHVLSRLLDKGIPSDAPRAQSALLIGAAQILWMDVPDHAAVDLSVRLVQSDRRAARYAGLVNAVLRRCAREGKALVDEVAAQSLDLPPWMVARWSAHYGETVARDMALALSHDPSLDLTVKSDAAQWASRLHGEVLPTGSVRTVLHGAVTMLPGFAEGQWWVQDAAAALPARLFGDIKGKSIADLCAAPGGKTAQLAQAGAHVTAIDRSPARVARLRENLTRLSLQAETVVADAAEWAGPADGFDGILIDAPCTSTGTIRRHPDVSWLRQESDIAAMTALQRRLLQKSVSLLKPGGTLVYCTCSLEPEEGEHAVAALLTAEPGLRRVPIDASEVSGHSEIITAEGDLRTLPSHLPNADPKLGGLDGFFAARLVKS, from the coding sequence ATGCCTTCTCAACGTTTCGCTCCTCCATCCGAAGTGCCCGGTCTCGCGGCGCGGCGGATTGCCGCCGACATCGTCGACGGCGTGCTGCAAAAGCACCGCACACTTGACGAGCAGCTCGACGGCAGCGGCGCCCATCCCGGACTGAAGACGCTCCCCGACCGCGACCGCGCGCTGATGCGCCGCCTGGTCGCCACCGTGCTGCGCCGGCTCGGCACGCTCGGCCATGTGCTGTCCCGCCTGCTCGACAAGGGCATTCCCTCCGACGCGCCGCGCGCGCAGAGCGCGCTGTTGATCGGCGCCGCCCAGATCCTCTGGATGGACGTGCCCGATCACGCGGCCGTCGATCTCTCCGTTCGCCTCGTGCAATCCGACCGGCGCGCCGCGCGCTATGCCGGCCTCGTCAACGCCGTGCTGCGCCGCTGCGCCCGCGAGGGCAAGGCGCTGGTGGACGAGGTTGCCGCGCAGTCGCTGGACCTGCCGCCCTGGATGGTCGCGCGCTGGAGCGCGCATTATGGCGAGACGGTCGCAAGGGACATGGCGCTCGCGCTCAGCCATGATCCGTCGCTGGATCTGACCGTGAAGTCGGACGCCGCGCAATGGGCGAGCCGGCTCCATGGCGAAGTGCTACCGACCGGATCGGTGCGCACGGTGCTGCACGGCGCGGTGACCATGCTTCCCGGCTTCGCCGAAGGACAATGGTGGGTGCAGGACGCCGCCGCTGCGTTGCCAGCCCGGCTGTTCGGCGACATCAAGGGCAAATCCATCGCCGATCTCTGCGCCGCTCCCGGCGGCAAGACCGCGCAACTGGCGCAGGCCGGCGCGCACGTCACCGCCATCGACCGCTCGCCTGCCCGGGTGGCACGGCTGCGCGAGAATCTGACGCGGTTGTCGCTGCAGGCCGAGACCGTCGTCGCCGACGCCGCGGAATGGGCCGGCCCTGCCGATGGCTTCGACGGCATCCTCATTGATGCGCCTTGCACATCGACCGGGACGATCCGCCGCCACCCCGATGTATCCTGGCTCCGGCAGGAATCCGACATCGCCGCAATGACCGCGCTCCAGCGGCGGCTGCTGCAAAAATCGGTCTCGCTACTCAAGCCCGGTGGGACGCTAGTTTATTGCACCTGTTCGCTGGAACCTGAAGAGGGCGAGCATGCGGTCGCCGCGCTGCTGACCGCGGAGCCCGGTCTCCGCCGGGTTCCGATCGATGCGTCCGAGGTGTCTGGGCACAGCGAGATCATTACCGCCGAGGGCGATCTGCGCACCCTGCCCAGCCATCTGCCGAACGCCGATCCCAAGCTCGGCGGCCTCGACGGATTTTTCGCGGCCCGGCTCGTTAAATCCTGA
- a CDS encoding DUF1674 domain-containing protein, producing MSDQPPVPDRKQLTPAAQRALAEAEARRQAAAVGTKNDGQAAPKELQGPKGPEPTRYGDWERKGIASDF from the coding sequence ATGAGCGACCAGCCTCCCGTTCCCGACCGCAAGCAGCTTACGCCGGCCGCCCAGCGCGCGCTGGCCGAGGCCGAAGCGCGCCGTCAGGCTGCGGCAGTCGGAACTAAAAACGACGGCCAGGCGGCGCCAAAGGAGTTGCAGGGCCCAAAAGGACCCGAACCGACCCGCTATGGCGATTGGGAGCGCAAGGGCATCGCTTCCGACTTCTGA
- a CDS encoding thermonuclease family protein, whose protein sequence is MSRFDPSHPYRPSYSGSPFGRRFSGLLPWMFVVGIVVAVVFTSRHGMNWQFPHVTDGQSRDAEIVLQQGGHPDRREPVDVVRTIDGDTFARVRQRDGRDLIVRVRLRGIDAPEMKASCQEELDKAEAAARALRDLLAQGGVTITNLGADKYGRVLADVATKRTTNVSAALLAGGYARSYNGGHRDGWCARSWRFW, encoded by the coding sequence ATGTCGCGTTTCGATCCAAGCCATCCATATCGGCCTTCATACAGCGGCTCGCCATTTGGTCGCCGGTTCTCAGGGCTGTTGCCGTGGATGTTCGTGGTTGGAATCGTCGTGGCCGTGGTGTTCACGTCCCGGCATGGGATGAACTGGCAGTTCCCTCACGTGACCGACGGTCAATCACGAGACGCCGAGATTGTGCTCCAGCAAGGCGGCCATCCCGATCGTCGCGAGCCGGTCGATGTCGTTCGCACCATTGACGGCGACACCTTCGCACGCGTTCGTCAGCGCGACGGCCGCGATCTCATCGTGCGCGTTCGCCTGCGCGGCATCGACGCACCCGAGATGAAAGCATCCTGCCAGGAGGAACTGGACAAGGCCGAAGCCGCGGCCCGCGCATTGCGCGATCTGCTCGCGCAGGGTGGCGTGACGATCACCAACCTCGGTGCCGACAAATATGGTCGCGTTCTCGCCGACGTCGCGACCAAACGCACGACCAATGTCTCGGCGGCGTTGCTCGCGGGCGGTTACGCGCGGAGCTACAATGGCGGCCATCGCGACGGCTGGTGCGCGCGGAGCTGGCGCTTCTGGTGA
- a CDS encoding L,D-transpeptidase: protein MSMRIAVALAATVVTGVLTLTAAQARPEMVGTNLADYSPGTIVVKTNERRLYLVLDSGHAVRYPVGVGKSGKQWAGTTRIDGKYRNPAWAPPAEVKRDKPSIPDVIPGGSPRNPMGVAAMTLSGGEYAIHGTNVPGSIGGFVSYGCIRMLNDDITDLYSRVSVGTTVVVTR from the coding sequence ATGTCGATGAGGATTGCTGTGGCGCTGGCCGCCACCGTCGTGACTGGGGTCTTGACGTTGACGGCGGCGCAGGCGCGGCCGGAAATGGTGGGGACGAACCTGGCTGACTATTCGCCGGGCACCATCGTGGTCAAAACCAACGAGCGTCGGCTCTATCTCGTCCTCGATAGCGGCCACGCCGTGCGCTACCCGGTCGGCGTCGGCAAGTCCGGCAAGCAGTGGGCCGGCACCACCCGCATCGACGGCAAGTACCGCAATCCGGCCTGGGCGCCGCCCGCCGAGGTGAAGCGCGACAAGCCCAGCATCCCGGACGTCATCCCGGGCGGCTCGCCCCGCAATCCGATGGGCGTCGCGGCGATGACGCTGTCCGGCGGTGAATACGCGATCCACGGCACCAACGTGCCGGGCTCGATCGGCGGCTTCGTCTCCTATGGCTGCATCCGCATGCTCAACGACGACATCACCGATCTCTACAGCCGCGTCTCGGTCGGCACGACGGTGGTCGTGACGCGCTGA
- the acs gene encoding acetate--CoA ligase, which translates to MSEKIYDVPAEWAKRAWVDQAKYKDMYARSISDPNGFWAEQAKRIDWMHAPTRIENVSFAPGNISIKWFEDGVLNVAHNCIDRHLHNRANQTAIIWEGDDPSQSRHITYKELHDEVCRMANILRTRNVKKGDRVTIYLPMIPEAAYAMLACARIGAIHSVVFAGFSPDSLAQRINDCQSKVIITADEGLRGGKKVPLKANVDAALAKADGVDWVVVVKRTGGAVEMNPSRDLWYHDAAKMVTTECPVEHMHAEDPLFILYTSGSTGQPKGVLHTSAGYLVFAAMTHQYVFDYHDGDIYWCTADVGWVTGHSYILYGPLANGATTLMFEGVPNYPDNSRFWNVIDKHKVNIFYTAPTAIRALMQSGDAPVKKTSRASLRLLGSVGEPINPEAWEWYHRVVGDDRCPIVDTWWQTETGGILITPLPGATKLKPGSATQPFFGVVPEIVDADGNVLDGETSGNLCLTRSWPGQMRTVYGDHARFEQTYFSTYKGKYFTGDGCRRDADGYYWITGRVDDVINVSGHRMGTAEVESALVAHEKVSEAAVVGYPHDIKGQGIYAYVTLMAGIEPTEDLRKELVTWVRKEIGPIAAPDQIQFSPGLPKTRSGKIMRRILRKIAEDEPGSLGDTSTLADPGVVDDLVKNRQNKKAV; encoded by the coding sequence ATGTCCGAGAAGATCTACGACGTCCCCGCAGAATGGGCGAAGCGCGCCTGGGTCGACCAGGCCAAGTACAAGGACATGTACGCCCGCTCGATCTCGGACCCGAACGGTTTCTGGGCGGAGCAGGCCAAGCGCATCGACTGGATGCACGCGCCGACCAGGATCGAGAACGTCTCCTTCGCGCCCGGCAACATCTCCATCAAATGGTTCGAGGACGGCGTTCTCAACGTCGCCCATAATTGCATCGACCGGCATCTCCACAATCGCGCCAACCAGACCGCGATCATCTGGGAAGGCGACGATCCCTCCCAATCCCGGCACATCACCTACAAGGAGCTGCACGACGAGGTCTGCCGGATGGCCAACATCCTGCGCACCCGGAACGTCAAGAAGGGCGACCGCGTCACCATCTACCTGCCGATGATTCCGGAGGCGGCCTACGCGATGCTGGCCTGCGCGCGGATCGGCGCGATTCACTCCGTGGTGTTCGCCGGCTTCTCGCCCGACAGCCTCGCCCAGCGCATCAACGACTGCCAGTCCAAGGTGATCATCACCGCCGATGAGGGCCTGCGCGGCGGCAAGAAGGTGCCGCTGAAGGCCAATGTCGACGCGGCGCTCGCCAAGGCAGACGGCGTCGACTGGGTCGTCGTGGTCAAGCGCACCGGCGGCGCGGTCGAAATGAATCCCTCGCGCGACCTCTGGTACCACGACGCCGCCAAGATGGTGACGACCGAGTGCCCGGTCGAGCACATGCACGCCGAGGATCCGCTGTTCATCCTCTACACCTCGGGCTCGACCGGCCAACCCAAGGGCGTGCTGCACACCTCCGCCGGCTATCTCGTGTTCGCCGCGATGACGCATCAATACGTCTTCGACTATCACGACGGCGACATCTACTGGTGCACCGCCGACGTCGGCTGGGTCACCGGCCACAGCTACATTCTCTACGGACCGCTCGCCAACGGCGCGACCACGCTGATGTTCGAAGGCGTGCCGAATTACCCGGATAATTCGCGATTCTGGAACGTCATCGACAAGCACAAGGTCAACATCTTCTACACCGCGCCGACCGCGATCCGCGCGCTGATGCAGAGCGGCGACGCGCCCGTGAAGAAGACCTCGCGCGCCAGCCTGCGCCTGCTCGGCTCGGTAGGCGAGCCGATCAATCCGGAAGCCTGGGAGTGGTATCACCGCGTCGTCGGCGACGACCGCTGCCCGATCGTCGATACGTGGTGGCAGACCGAGACCGGCGGCATTTTGATCACGCCGCTGCCCGGCGCCACGAAGCTCAAGCCGGGCTCGGCGACGCAGCCGTTCTTCGGCGTGGTGCCTGAGATCGTCGACGCCGACGGCAACGTGCTGGACGGCGAGACATCAGGCAATCTGTGCCTGACGCGGTCATGGCCGGGCCAGATGCGCACGGTCTATGGCGACCACGCCCGCTTCGAGCAGACTTATTTCTCGACCTACAAGGGCAAGTACTTCACCGGCGACGGCTGCCGGCGCGATGCGGACGGTTATTACTGGATCACCGGCCGCGTCGACGACGTCATCAACGTCTCCGGCCACCGCATGGGTACCGCCGAAGTCGAAAGCGCGCTGGTGGCGCATGAGAAGGTCTCGGAAGCCGCCGTGGTCGGTTACCCGCACGACATCAAGGGTCAGGGCATTTACGCATATGTGACCCTGATGGCCGGCATCGAGCCAACCGAGGATCTACGCAAGGAGCTCGTCACCTGGGTGCGCAAGGAGATCGGCCCGATCGCTGCGCCCGACCAGATCCAGTTCTCGCCCGGCCTGCCCAAGACCCGATCCGGCAAGATCATGCGCCGCATCCTACGCAAGATCGCCGAGGACGAACCGGGCAGCCTGGGCGACACCTCGACCCTGGCCGATCCCGGCGTGGTCGACGACCTCGTCAAGAACCGTCAGAACAAAAAGGCGGTCTGA
- a CDS encoding DNA topoisomerase IB: MMDQQNLGTIRPASADPAAIALAKALGQWPKPAGSGRPSPKKVFDAAPSTTVEALAKELGLRLGDQNELTIRRVRRGKGYSFVRPNGVHIRDARTIRRLHSMAVPPAYREVRYSADPSTHLQAVGRDAAGRLQYRYHADWEKVREQRKAHRLEKLVGALPKIRRKVSAFLSGDEPTREFALSAVIELIARTAIRPGNESYARLNGTRGATTLLKSNVSLEDDSFVLTFKAKGGKAVRKECDAAKLVRAIGILQGVPGKRMFQYRDPYGIVRAVSTTQVNAFLREIAGIKISLKDFRTLMASAVVVESLSRITPATSQRGRKKQVLEAIRGAADQLSNTPAICRKSYVHDTIVTAFEDGILERFAATMKGQRSQARREQLLQQVVATAAV; the protein is encoded by the coding sequence ATGATGGATCAGCAGAATCTCGGGACGATACGGCCCGCTTCAGCCGATCCTGCAGCCATCGCGCTGGCCAAAGCCCTCGGACAATGGCCGAAACCGGCCGGTTCCGGCCGTCCCAGCCCGAAGAAAGTGTTCGACGCGGCGCCGTCGACGACGGTCGAGGCCCTCGCCAAGGAACTGGGCCTGCGGCTCGGCGACCAGAACGAGCTGACCATCCGCCGCGTCAGGCGCGGCAAGGGCTATTCGTTCGTGCGGCCTAACGGCGTCCACATCCGCGATGCCCGCACCATTCGGCGGCTGCATTCGATGGCGGTGCCGCCGGCCTATCGCGAGGTGCGCTACTCGGCCGATCCGAGCACGCATCTCCAGGCAGTGGGACGCGATGCCGCGGGCCGGCTGCAATATCGCTATCACGCCGATTGGGAGAAGGTCCGCGAGCAACGCAAGGCGCATCGCCTGGAAAAGCTCGTCGGCGCGCTGCCCAAGATCCGGCGCAAGGTCTCGGCGTTCCTGTCGGGCGACGAGCCGACCCGCGAGTTCGCGCTCTCCGCCGTCATCGAATTGATCGCGCGCACCGCGATCCGCCCCGGCAACGAATCCTATGCCCGTCTCAACGGCACCCGCGGCGCCACCACGCTGCTGAAGTCCAACGTCTCGCTGGAAGACGACAGCTTCGTGCTGACCTTCAAGGCGAAGGGCGGCAAGGCGGTGCGCAAGGAGTGCGACGCGGCCAAGCTCGTGCGCGCCATCGGGATCTTGCAGGGCGTTCCCGGCAAGCGCATGTTCCAGTATCGCGATCCCTATGGCATCGTGCGCGCGGTCAGCACCACGCAGGTGAACGCGTTTCTGCGCGAGATCGCCGGCATCAAGATCTCGCTGAAGGATTTCCGCACGCTGATGGCCTCTGCCGTCGTCGTGGAATCGCTGTCGCGGATCACGCCGGCGACCAGCCAGCGCGGCCGCAAGAAGCAGGTGCTGGAGGCGATCCGCGGCGCTGCCGACCAGCTCTCCAACACGCCGGCGATCTGCCGCAAGAGCTATGTTCACGATACCATCGTCACCGCGTTCGAGGACGGCATCCTGGAACGCTTCGCCGCGACCATGAAGGGCCAGCGCTCGCAGGCCAGGCGCGAGCAGCTTTTGCAGCAGGTGGTGGCGACCGCGGCGGTCTGA